From the Clarias gariepinus isolate MV-2021 ecotype Netherlands chromosome 3, CGAR_prim_01v2, whole genome shotgun sequence genome, one window contains:
- the si:dkey-89b17.4 gene encoding zinc finger protein 62 homolog isoform X2, with the protein MMAGHDHDKQKSPGSDDAWDRPFKCDQCDRTYRHHGSLVNHKKSHQEGTYKCTVCYKQFSNLAALGAHERTHSKFKPPGMSMGSLVPEASEHRPPAPQNDDMAACFCHLCQVSLPSKSDFQEHVLLHNAASSSLGLTRSFPGIVPHNLSTVRSPAVNPYTPALGDPLPLPPLPDKRYDQMLGPPVNSPIYTCAYCGSGHSDVESLKLHYLTHESHPPPHAQVGSSILNSDGLGSNSQPSVSSPSGESRSQQESSPIDDADRRFKCQECGKSYRHAGSLVNHKRCHQTGQYQCTICCKEYSHLAALHSHLRSHKSRPNSQGMNSEGDWLSSEPMTGLDSQQGFVHSQDQENGTTTPISLSGNLGDAAHFVSDSGHSSGLDSLGFHDRFDGSLAQGNSQNSRQSDRSLCAEQSSMSNGYMGNMGFHSPSSTSLPASSSSLKEGNRHRRGQEHYGGNQRGQSKRIEDKDDEVYQCTVCGNHYASLRALRSHLRSHGMNQGDGSSSSLSPVGEQEWRRRQEGSQASLLVCSICGQTFSKKHDLLNHQLVHGPPRPGGSGQGLGGGSSSANGKMDGRNHICVDCGMFFADRHHVITHLCPGKGRGGLLSKDLNGAKGMSGGAGTSSSAVGHRQMSGTDDRPHRCDQCGRGYRHPCSLLNHKKSHKTGVFRCLVCQKRYYNLLALKNHQRTHFDLKRHKCEECGKAFKIQKQLINHLRLHEEHRAKTGVRDHRVQNMNQHNGSRYEGGPSQMQPMRMGDPKMQNPSQMMPNYGQPQGFKKPYAGARAQQLDDGSGRRPFACDQCGRTYRHAGSLANHKNLHKIGEYHCNVCNSTYPNRLAMKNHLRMHFALKKYSCQDCGRGFRNQRQLETHTANQLCKDLPGPSVPPPMPPPPPPSYECNGCGQCFRASSDLASHNCSAQLPSSSASLNSSVLTMEPGDLGSPEREERPFSCDLCGCSYKHASSLLNHKNTHKTGNFSCSYCDKPYTNYMALRNHMRIHTQKKRHICSTCGKAFRLARFLRNHQRVHEEGHARFGCPTCGKSFQGRSGLARHRCGDNQVGNEYRRKDTSSTSREGAEECRFTCEQCGRSYRHASSLLNHKNTHTVGIYHCAVCLKTYPNLLALKNHRRIHSELRRHRCPECGKAFRVFSQLQNHRRLHQKEREFTCTQCQRTFPSQTSFRLHLQMHHGRGQKSSHYSHQQIPERSSSSGGTSELGWSSGLDLTLMQACHQNPPQRSRNDAGRKSHVCDQCGRGYRHASSLLNHKNSHKSGTYYCSPCQKEFSNLMAYKNHRRIHTEPKRYQCSDCGKAFRVSTQLVCHRRIHTKEKPFSCQQCDKRFSSKSNLRHHQKVHWSHNSGAPMGTSNFLSMPTGPFI; encoded by the exons ATGATGGCGGGCCACGACCACGACAAGCAGAAGTCTCCGGGGTCCGATGATGCTTGGGACAGGCCGTTCAAGTGCGACCAGTGTGACAGGACCTACCGGCACCACGGCAGCTTGGTCAACCACAAGAAGTCCCATCAGGAAGGCACTTACAAGTGTACCGTGTGTTACAAGCAGTTCAGCAATCTGGCAGCACTCGGGGCCCATGAGCGCACCCATTCCAAGTTCAAGCCTCCTGGGATGTCCATGGGTAGCCTTGTGCCCGAGGCGTCTGAACATCGCCCCCCTGCCCCCCAAAACGACGACATGGCAGCCTGCTTTTGCCACCTGTGCCAGGTTTCTTTACCCAGTAAGAGTGACTTTCAGGAGCACGTCCTGTTACATAACGCTGCATCGTCGTCGTTGGGGCTGACGCGTAGTTTCCCAGGAATAGTCCCACACAATCTCAGCACTGTTCGTTCACCGGCAGTCAATCCTTACACCCCAGCTCTTGGCGACCCTCTTCCGCTCCCCCCTTTACCTGACAAACGTTACGATCAGATGCTAGGGCCTCCTGTCAACAGTCCCATTTATACATGTGCGTACTGTGGGTCCGGACATTCCGATGTGGAAAGTCTCAAACTGCACTACTTAACCCATGAATCACATCCCCCACCACATGCCCAAGTGGGATCCTCTATTCTAAATTCAGATGGACTGGGCTCCAACTCCCAGCCATCTGTATCCTCGCCCAGCGGGGAGTCCAGATCCCAGCAGGAGTCCTCGCCAATTGATGACGCAGACCGCAGGTTCAAGTGTCAAGAGTGTGGAAAAAGCTATCGGCACGCAGGGAGTCTTGTTAATCACAAGCGTTGTCATCAGACAGGGCAGTACCAGTGCACTATTTGCTGTAAGGAGTATTCTCACCTTGCTGCGCTCCACAGCCACCTCCGCAGTCACAAATCTCGCCCAAACTCTCAGGGTATGAACTCAGAAGGTGACTGGCTCTCATCAGAGCCCATGACAGGCCTAGATTCCCAGCAAGGCTTTGTGCATTCTCAGGATCAGGAGAATGGCACAACAACTCCCATCTCCCTTTCTGGTAATCTTGGTGATGCAGCGCATTTTGTTTCTGACAGTGGTCATAGCAGCGGCCTTGATTCGCTGGGGTTCCATGACCGATTCGATGGCTCATTAGCTCAAGGCAACTCTCAGAACAGTCGCCAATCAGACCGGAGTTTATGTGCGGAACAGAGCAGCATGTCCAATGGTTACATGGGAAACATGGGCTTCCACAGTCCGAGCAGTACCTCTTTGCCAGCAAGCAGCTCCAGTCTCAAGGAAGGCAACCGCCATCGCCGTGGACAAGAGCATTATGGGGGAAATCAGCGAGGCCAGTCTAAGAGAATCGAAGATAAAGATGATGAAGTCTACCAGTGCACAGTCTGTGGGAACCATTACGCAAGCCTTCGGGCTCTTCGTAGCCACTTACGCAGCCATGGCATGAACCAAGGTGATGGCTCGTCCTCCTCCCTTTCACCTGTAGGTGAGCAAGAGTGGAGGAGGCGGCAGGAGGGTAGTCAAGCCAGTCTACTGGTTTGTAGTATATGTGGCCAGACTTTCAGTAAAAAACACGACCTCCTTAATCACCAGTTGGTCCACGGACCTCCTCGACCAGGTGGCTCTGGACAGGGCTTGGGGGGCGGCAGCTCTAGTGCTAATGGCAAAATGGATGGAAGGAACCACATTTGCGTTGACTGTGGCATGTTCTTTGCAGATCGCCATCACGTGATCACTCACCTGTGCCCAGGCAAGGGGAGAGGCGGACTGCTGAGCAAAGACTTGAACGGAGCTAAAGGGATGAGTGGTGGTGCTGGGACCAGCAGCAGCGCTGTGGGCCACCGGCAAATGTCCGGCACGGACGATCGGCCACATAGGTGCGACCAGTGCGGGAGAGGTTACAGGCATCCGTGTTCACTTCTGAACCACAAGAAATCACACAAGACTGGGGTCTTCCGCTGCCTTGTCTGCCAAAAACGCTACTACAACCTGCTGGCCCTCAAGAACCACCAGAGGACTCATTTTGACTTAAAGAG GCACAAGTGCGAGGAGTGTGGAAAAGCCTTTAAGATCCAAAAGCAATTAATCAACCATCTCCGTCTGCACGAAGAGCACCGAGCCAAGACAGGAGTTCGGGATCACCGCGTACAAAACATGAACCAGCACAACGGATCACGTTACGAGGGAGGACCCTCCCAGATGCAGCCGATGAGAATGGGCGACCCTAAGATGCAGAACCCTTCCCAGATGATGCCCAATTACGGACAACCGCAAGGTTTTAAGAAACCGTACGCCGGGGCTAGGGCTCAACAATTGGACGACGGAAGTGGGCGGCGCCCTTTTGCCTGCGATCAGTGCGGCCGCACCTACCGTCACGCTGGCAGCCTGGCCAATCACAAGAATCTACATAAGATCGGCGAATACCATTGCAACGTTTGCAACTCCACCTACCCCAACCGCCTGGCTATGAAGAACCATTTGCGTATGCATTTCGCCCTGAAGAAGTACTCTTGCCAAGACTGTGGACGCGGGTTCAGGAACCAGAGGCAGCTTGAAACTCACACCGCCAACCAACTTTGCAAAGACCTTCCAGGTCCGAGTGTGCCACCGCCAAtgcctcctccccctcctccaaGCTACGAGTGCAACGGATGTGGTCAGTGTTTTCGAGCCTCTTCCGACCTCGCATCGCATAATTGCAGCGCACAGCTTCCTTCATCCTCAGCCTCCCTCAACAGCTCCGTTTTAACTATGGAGCCTGGTGACCTGGGATCTCCAGAACGCGAGGAGCGACCTTTTTCCTGCGACCTCTGTGGCTGTTCGTACAAGCACGCCAGCAGCCTTCTGAACCACAAGAACACGCACAAGACCGGCAACTTCAGCTGCTCCTACTGTGACAAGCCCTACACCAACTACATGGCGCTGCGCAACCACATGCGCATCCACACGCAGAAGAAGAGGCACATCTGCTCCACCTGCGGGAAAGCCTTCCGACTGGCTCGGTTCCTGCGCAACCACCAGAGGGTCCATGAGGAAGGACACGCCCGGTTCGGATGCCCCACCTGCGGGAAGAGCTTCCAAGGGCGCTCTGGGCTCGCCAGGCACCGCTGCGGGGACAACCAGGTAGGCAACGAGTACAGGAGGAAGGACACTTCAAGCACTTCGAGAGAAGGGGCAGAAGAGTGCCGGTTCAC GTGTGAGCAGTGCGGCCGTTCATACCGTCACGCCAGCTCTCTGCTGAACcataagaacacacacaccgtcGGCATCTATCACTGCGCCGTGTGCCTCAAGACCTACCCCAACCTGCTCGCTCTGAAAAATCACCGTCGGATCCATTCGGAGTTGCGGCGGCACCGGTGCCCGGAATGTGGCAAGGCTTTCCGCGTCTTCTCTCAGCTACAGAACCACCGCCGGCTCCACCAGAAAGAGCGCGAGTTCACATGCACGCAGTGCCAGCGCACGTTCCCAAGCCAGACCAGCTTCCGATTGCACCTACAGATGCATCACGGTCGAGGCCAGAAATCCTCACACTACTCCCACCAGCAGATTCCGGAACGTTCCTCCTCCTCCGGCGGCACTTCCGAGCTCGGATGGAGTTCCGGGCTCGACCTGACCCTGATGCAGGCCTGCCACCAAAACCCGCCACAGCGCAGCCGCAATGATGCGGGCCGTAAGTCTCACGTTTGCGATCAGTGCGGGCGCGGGTACCGCCACGCTAGCTCGCTGCTCAACCACAAAAACAGCCACAAGTCTGGCACGTACTACTGCAGCCCTTGTCAGAAAGAGTTCTCCAACCTGATGGCGTACAAAAACCACCGACGCATACACACCGAGCCCAAGCGGTACCAGTGTTCAGACTGTGGCAAAGCATTCCGCGTTTCCACACAGCTTGTCTGCCACCGCCGCATCCACACCAAGGAAAAACCATTCTCGTGCCAGCAGTGCGACAAACGATTCTCCAGCAAGTCAAACCTGCGGCATCACCAAAAAGTCCACTGGTCACATAACAGCGGCGCCCCCATGGGCACGTCGAATTTCCTATCGATGCCAACCGGACCTTTTATATAA
- the si:dkey-89b17.4 gene encoding zinc finger protein 646 isoform X1, with amino-acid sequence MAMHDMNRAKGFPCKECDMICPSTPSLLEHMKAHYQQEAIGRFECEQCGRIFKHASSLASHKKSHELGSFQCPVCTRTLPNALALKNHLRIHTLSPSAQAEEENEDGVDEDRDYGLAQDLSDTGYRGHLNSSGSSSMMAGHDHDKQKSPGSDDAWDRPFKCDQCDRTYRHHGSLVNHKKSHQEGTYKCTVCYKQFSNLAALGAHERTHSKFKPPGMSMGSLVPEASEHRPPAPQNDDMAACFCHLCQVSLPSKSDFQEHVLLHNAASSSLGLTRSFPGIVPHNLSTVRSPAVNPYTPALGDPLPLPPLPDKRYDQMLGPPVNSPIYTCAYCGSGHSDVESLKLHYLTHESHPPPHAQVGSSILNSDGLGSNSQPSVSSPSGESRSQQESSPIDDADRRFKCQECGKSYRHAGSLVNHKRCHQTGQYQCTICCKEYSHLAALHSHLRSHKSRPNSQGMNSEGDWLSSEPMTGLDSQQGFVHSQDQENGTTTPISLSGNLGDAAHFVSDSGHSSGLDSLGFHDRFDGSLAQGNSQNSRQSDRSLCAEQSSMSNGYMGNMGFHSPSSTSLPASSSSLKEGNRHRRGQEHYGGNQRGQSKRIEDKDDEVYQCTVCGNHYASLRALRSHLRSHGMNQGDGSSSSLSPVGEQEWRRRQEGSQASLLVCSICGQTFSKKHDLLNHQLVHGPPRPGGSGQGLGGGSSSANGKMDGRNHICVDCGMFFADRHHVITHLCPGKGRGGLLSKDLNGAKGMSGGAGTSSSAVGHRQMSGTDDRPHRCDQCGRGYRHPCSLLNHKKSHKTGVFRCLVCQKRYYNLLALKNHQRTHFDLKRHKCEECGKAFKIQKQLINHLRLHEEHRAKTGVRDHRVQNMNQHNGSRYEGGPSQMQPMRMGDPKMQNPSQMMPNYGQPQGFKKPYAGARAQQLDDGSGRRPFACDQCGRTYRHAGSLANHKNLHKIGEYHCNVCNSTYPNRLAMKNHLRMHFALKKYSCQDCGRGFRNQRQLETHTANQLCKDLPGPSVPPPMPPPPPPSYECNGCGQCFRASSDLASHNCSAQLPSSSASLNSSVLTMEPGDLGSPEREERPFSCDLCGCSYKHASSLLNHKNTHKTGNFSCSYCDKPYTNYMALRNHMRIHTQKKRHICSTCGKAFRLARFLRNHQRVHEEGHARFGCPTCGKSFQGRSGLARHRCGDNQVGNEYRRKDTSSTSREGAEECRFTCEQCGRSYRHASSLLNHKNTHTVGIYHCAVCLKTYPNLLALKNHRRIHSELRRHRCPECGKAFRVFSQLQNHRRLHQKEREFTCTQCQRTFPSQTSFRLHLQMHHGRGQKSSHYSHQQIPERSSSSGGTSELGWSSGLDLTLMQACHQNPPQRSRNDAGRKSHVCDQCGRGYRHASSLLNHKNSHKSGTYYCSPCQKEFSNLMAYKNHRRIHTEPKRYQCSDCGKAFRVSTQLVCHRRIHTKEKPFSCQQCDKRFSSKSNLRHHQKVHWSHNSGAPMGTSNFLSMPTGPFI; translated from the exons ATGGCTATGCATGATATGAATCGTGCCAAGGGTTTTCCTTGCAAAGAATGCGACATGATATGCCCAAGTACACCTAGCCTTCTGGAGCATATGAAAGCCCACTATCAACAAGAAGCGATTGGCAGATTTGAATGTGAACAGTGTGGACGAATTTTCAAGCATGCCAGTAGCTTGGCGTCGCACAAAAAGTCCCACGAGCTGGGTTCATTCCAGTGCCCAGTCTGTACGAGAACACTACCCAATGCATTAGCCCTGAAGAATCACCTCCGCATTCACACTCTGTCTCCTAGTGCACAAGCTGAAGAGGAGAATGAGGATGGTGTTGATGAAGATAGGGATTATGGCTTAGCACAAGATCTTTCTGACACAGGTTACCGGGGCCACCTGAACAGCAGCGGCAGCAGCAGCATGATGGCGGGCCACGACCACGACAAGCAGAAGTCTCCGGGGTCCGATGATGCTTGGGACAGGCCGTTCAAGTGCGACCAGTGTGACAGGACCTACCGGCACCACGGCAGCTTGGTCAACCACAAGAAGTCCCATCAGGAAGGCACTTACAAGTGTACCGTGTGTTACAAGCAGTTCAGCAATCTGGCAGCACTCGGGGCCCATGAGCGCACCCATTCCAAGTTCAAGCCTCCTGGGATGTCCATGGGTAGCCTTGTGCCCGAGGCGTCTGAACATCGCCCCCCTGCCCCCCAAAACGACGACATGGCAGCCTGCTTTTGCCACCTGTGCCAGGTTTCTTTACCCAGTAAGAGTGACTTTCAGGAGCACGTCCTGTTACATAACGCTGCATCGTCGTCGTTGGGGCTGACGCGTAGTTTCCCAGGAATAGTCCCACACAATCTCAGCACTGTTCGTTCACCGGCAGTCAATCCTTACACCCCAGCTCTTGGCGACCCTCTTCCGCTCCCCCCTTTACCTGACAAACGTTACGATCAGATGCTAGGGCCTCCTGTCAACAGTCCCATTTATACATGTGCGTACTGTGGGTCCGGACATTCCGATGTGGAAAGTCTCAAACTGCACTACTTAACCCATGAATCACATCCCCCACCACATGCCCAAGTGGGATCCTCTATTCTAAATTCAGATGGACTGGGCTCCAACTCCCAGCCATCTGTATCCTCGCCCAGCGGGGAGTCCAGATCCCAGCAGGAGTCCTCGCCAATTGATGACGCAGACCGCAGGTTCAAGTGTCAAGAGTGTGGAAAAAGCTATCGGCACGCAGGGAGTCTTGTTAATCACAAGCGTTGTCATCAGACAGGGCAGTACCAGTGCACTATTTGCTGTAAGGAGTATTCTCACCTTGCTGCGCTCCACAGCCACCTCCGCAGTCACAAATCTCGCCCAAACTCTCAGGGTATGAACTCAGAAGGTGACTGGCTCTCATCAGAGCCCATGACAGGCCTAGATTCCCAGCAAGGCTTTGTGCATTCTCAGGATCAGGAGAATGGCACAACAACTCCCATCTCCCTTTCTGGTAATCTTGGTGATGCAGCGCATTTTGTTTCTGACAGTGGTCATAGCAGCGGCCTTGATTCGCTGGGGTTCCATGACCGATTCGATGGCTCATTAGCTCAAGGCAACTCTCAGAACAGTCGCCAATCAGACCGGAGTTTATGTGCGGAACAGAGCAGCATGTCCAATGGTTACATGGGAAACATGGGCTTCCACAGTCCGAGCAGTACCTCTTTGCCAGCAAGCAGCTCCAGTCTCAAGGAAGGCAACCGCCATCGCCGTGGACAAGAGCATTATGGGGGAAATCAGCGAGGCCAGTCTAAGAGAATCGAAGATAAAGATGATGAAGTCTACCAGTGCACAGTCTGTGGGAACCATTACGCAAGCCTTCGGGCTCTTCGTAGCCACTTACGCAGCCATGGCATGAACCAAGGTGATGGCTCGTCCTCCTCCCTTTCACCTGTAGGTGAGCAAGAGTGGAGGAGGCGGCAGGAGGGTAGTCAAGCCAGTCTACTGGTTTGTAGTATATGTGGCCAGACTTTCAGTAAAAAACACGACCTCCTTAATCACCAGTTGGTCCACGGACCTCCTCGACCAGGTGGCTCTGGACAGGGCTTGGGGGGCGGCAGCTCTAGTGCTAATGGCAAAATGGATGGAAGGAACCACATTTGCGTTGACTGTGGCATGTTCTTTGCAGATCGCCATCACGTGATCACTCACCTGTGCCCAGGCAAGGGGAGAGGCGGACTGCTGAGCAAAGACTTGAACGGAGCTAAAGGGATGAGTGGTGGTGCTGGGACCAGCAGCAGCGCTGTGGGCCACCGGCAAATGTCCGGCACGGACGATCGGCCACATAGGTGCGACCAGTGCGGGAGAGGTTACAGGCATCCGTGTTCACTTCTGAACCACAAGAAATCACACAAGACTGGGGTCTTCCGCTGCCTTGTCTGCCAAAAACGCTACTACAACCTGCTGGCCCTCAAGAACCACCAGAGGACTCATTTTGACTTAAAGAG GCACAAGTGCGAGGAGTGTGGAAAAGCCTTTAAGATCCAAAAGCAATTAATCAACCATCTCCGTCTGCACGAAGAGCACCGAGCCAAGACAGGAGTTCGGGATCACCGCGTACAAAACATGAACCAGCACAACGGATCACGTTACGAGGGAGGACCCTCCCAGATGCAGCCGATGAGAATGGGCGACCCTAAGATGCAGAACCCTTCCCAGATGATGCCCAATTACGGACAACCGCAAGGTTTTAAGAAACCGTACGCCGGGGCTAGGGCTCAACAATTGGACGACGGAAGTGGGCGGCGCCCTTTTGCCTGCGATCAGTGCGGCCGCACCTACCGTCACGCTGGCAGCCTGGCCAATCACAAGAATCTACATAAGATCGGCGAATACCATTGCAACGTTTGCAACTCCACCTACCCCAACCGCCTGGCTATGAAGAACCATTTGCGTATGCATTTCGCCCTGAAGAAGTACTCTTGCCAAGACTGTGGACGCGGGTTCAGGAACCAGAGGCAGCTTGAAACTCACACCGCCAACCAACTTTGCAAAGACCTTCCAGGTCCGAGTGTGCCACCGCCAAtgcctcctccccctcctccaaGCTACGAGTGCAACGGATGTGGTCAGTGTTTTCGAGCCTCTTCCGACCTCGCATCGCATAATTGCAGCGCACAGCTTCCTTCATCCTCAGCCTCCCTCAACAGCTCCGTTTTAACTATGGAGCCTGGTGACCTGGGATCTCCAGAACGCGAGGAGCGACCTTTTTCCTGCGACCTCTGTGGCTGTTCGTACAAGCACGCCAGCAGCCTTCTGAACCACAAGAACACGCACAAGACCGGCAACTTCAGCTGCTCCTACTGTGACAAGCCCTACACCAACTACATGGCGCTGCGCAACCACATGCGCATCCACACGCAGAAGAAGAGGCACATCTGCTCCACCTGCGGGAAAGCCTTCCGACTGGCTCGGTTCCTGCGCAACCACCAGAGGGTCCATGAGGAAGGACACGCCCGGTTCGGATGCCCCACCTGCGGGAAGAGCTTCCAAGGGCGCTCTGGGCTCGCCAGGCACCGCTGCGGGGACAACCAGGTAGGCAACGAGTACAGGAGGAAGGACACTTCAAGCACTTCGAGAGAAGGGGCAGAAGAGTGCCGGTTCAC GTGTGAGCAGTGCGGCCGTTCATACCGTCACGCCAGCTCTCTGCTGAACcataagaacacacacaccgtcGGCATCTATCACTGCGCCGTGTGCCTCAAGACCTACCCCAACCTGCTCGCTCTGAAAAATCACCGTCGGATCCATTCGGAGTTGCGGCGGCACCGGTGCCCGGAATGTGGCAAGGCTTTCCGCGTCTTCTCTCAGCTACAGAACCACCGCCGGCTCCACCAGAAAGAGCGCGAGTTCACATGCACGCAGTGCCAGCGCACGTTCCCAAGCCAGACCAGCTTCCGATTGCACCTACAGATGCATCACGGTCGAGGCCAGAAATCCTCACACTACTCCCACCAGCAGATTCCGGAACGTTCCTCCTCCTCCGGCGGCACTTCCGAGCTCGGATGGAGTTCCGGGCTCGACCTGACCCTGATGCAGGCCTGCCACCAAAACCCGCCACAGCGCAGCCGCAATGATGCGGGCCGTAAGTCTCACGTTTGCGATCAGTGCGGGCGCGGGTACCGCCACGCTAGCTCGCTGCTCAACCACAAAAACAGCCACAAGTCTGGCACGTACTACTGCAGCCCTTGTCAGAAAGAGTTCTCCAACCTGATGGCGTACAAAAACCACCGACGCATACACACCGAGCCCAAGCGGTACCAGTGTTCAGACTGTGGCAAAGCATTCCGCGTTTCCACACAGCTTGTCTGCCACCGCCGCATCCACACCAAGGAAAAACCATTCTCGTGCCAGCAGTGCGACAAACGATTCTCCAGCAAGTCAAACCTGCGGCATCACCAAAAAGTCCACTGGTCACATAACAGCGGCGCCCCCATGGGCACGTCGAATTTCCTATCGATGCCAACCGGACCTTTTATATAA